One Citrus sinensis cultivar Valencia sweet orange chromosome 5, DVS_A1.0, whole genome shotgun sequence genomic window, ATAAGTTGTCCAACACtagaaaggaaaataatgtCTCATCATATAACTTGCTACAAATGCAGGTCACATCTGCATGATGTTTGATTGTTGTAGTGTTATTGTCAAGGGAATGGAGAGAACAgaggagacaatttagcaagATCTagctttttctcttttgtttgttgTGCTGCCCAAGGCTAATGGTGTGTGGACTTGGCCAAAGTGGGGGCTCCAATGTGTAGCCTGGAAAACACATTTACCTTGTTGAAGATTCCAGAAACAGGTTACCTGTGCTTCAATTCTACAAAACTATTAGAACtcagaatattaaaaaaaaaaaaagaattatgtatTATAGGTTAATACATTTTCAGTTTGCATTTGAATTACCAGCAAGAAGACATAAGCCAAGAATTAGCACTGGAATTCACTTTGTTTACATTACCTCTGCTCCCCACTGCTGTGTTCATTTTGTTACCTTGACCATGCTGATCAGTGCTGTCCGCAACAGTAGTTGAAAAAGTAACTACAGAGTTGGAGACGTGTGGATTCCAGTGTTTGATTGCAGGAATTGGTGGGACAGGTGTTGAGGTTTGCTTTGGAGGATTATCATGATTTTCCAAGAACGACGGATTGTAGAGACATCTAATCATCATTGTCAGACAAATAACATAAGTACGATCTCATGTTATTGATTTCTCTATCTATCCTTGttgtatattaattttcttactttcttatttttttccaacGTGGGTTTCATCGCATTCCATTTCCTGGGTAGTATTTAGTTTCTGCTTTGCGGGCATGGTTCAATAACGAAGCTTTATCTGATCCATTGTTTCCTTATGTGTTATAAGATACGCTTtctatttatcattttctcttGGCTATAACTCACACGAGTAATTACTCTGGCAAGCACGTAACGTAAGAGCTGTGTCTATTGATTCGTGTGTACTCATTTACATTATATTCAGAAATGGTAGTTTTTGCATAGTAAGTGACTTCTGATATACAGACATCGGATATTAACTACGGACGAAGAATTTCAGAAGTCTTATGTTCAGTACCAATTTCCTTCATAGGTAGAACAGATTTCTTCCACCTATATGGATTGTGACCGAAGATTGAGAAAACGATGTCACAACTCTTGGAATACTTCGGCTCCCTTTGAGCAGAGTGTACTTAATCAGGTTCCTGTAAATTTCGTTAAACCTGTCGAGTGCTTGGACTTTCAAATTACTATCGTGATCATTACTACCAAGAATTGCTCCTTAACTGGTGTTTATTGGTGTATTCGCTATTCCTACGGAACAATACGAGGCAATGCCCAACTCTTTTCAGCTCACATAAACCGAGATGTTATTTCTTGCAAGTACATGACATGGCATAACATTTTTAACACCAAGCATTCAGTTAGCTTAGCGGCTACTTATACATACAAAAAGGCTAAACAGATGCCCCAATAAATACGAAAGGGAAGAGGgggttgaaaaaaaaaaagaaaacaccgGCTGCCTTCAAAAAAACCCATTAACCATTCACAATAGTGCCACCTGCAAGCGTTCAAAAAATCATCAGAATCAATCCTCCAAAAGTACAATATTTGTTGAACAGGATAAAATTgcgattaattaaattaccattAGGGTGGAGGACTTGGCCGGTTATGTAAGAAGAGCAATGGTTACAAGCGAGGAACACAAAGCAAGGAGCAACCTCAATAGGCTGGCCGGCTCTCTTCATAGGCACTTGGTTTCCAAACTGAGCAGTCTCTTCTTCAGTGAACGATGCAGGGATCAATGGAGTCCAAATGGGTCCTGGCGCCACGCCATTGACTCGTATCCCTCTTTCAACTTGTTGCAGAGCAAGCCCTCTCGTGAATGCCACAATGGCTCCTTTTGTTGATGTGTAATCAAGCAGCTTCGCGTTCCCCTTGTATGCATTCACTGATGTTGTGTTGATTATTGAACTCCCTGCCTTCATATGCTTCAGCGCATGCCTAATCAAACCATTACAATCATAATAATCATTACAAACAagaaacaatatcttaaatCAACTTTGATGACACAgaattttcaattcattttcttttttcttttggttcaCCTAGCCATGAAGAAGTAAGAGAAGATATTAGTCCTAAACACTCTCTAGAGTCTTGATTCATCAATATCCTCAACCGACCCACATTCATACTGCTCTGCTGCATTGTTGACAAGAATATCAATCCTGTCGTAAGCATTCACAACTTCATCGACAACCCTCTTGCAATTCTCATCAAATCCTAAATCTGCTGATATTGCCATGGGGTCTTTGGCATCCGGGGTCTTAGCCTCCCTCAACATCTCAAGCGTCTCCTTTGCATCTTTGTCCTCTTGAGGTTTCACATAGGTGAAAGCCACGGTCGCCCCTTCTTGCGCAAAGCAGTGACACACTGCTCTCCCGATCCCGGAGTCGCCTCCGGTCACCAGTGCCACCATCCCCTGCAAAATTTCACGCATACATTAGTTCACTGTAACTCGGGAATGATACTAATTAAAGAATGTGGATTAACCAGAGCTGCCATACACGAAGTTTATTAGAAGGGGTGTAATCAGGGCTGGTGAATTGAGGAATGGGATTCATAACATGCTCTTTGCCAGGCTGAGTGTCCTGCTTCTGAGGAGGCTGGTTATTAGAAGCCATGTTCGTCACACAACACTCTTCCACTGGGTCTCGGACTCACTGGAAAATGGCTTGTTTGACAAGTTCTGAGGTGGGGTTTGTTCTGATACCAAGAAACACTCGGTGGTGTTAATGCCGTTGAGGAAAATACGAAGCAAGCGAACATCTATATACGTATTGCGTTGTATGAAATTCAAAAGTACTGATTTAATGAGTTTGCATGCGGACACGTAGGAGTGCGTGGCGGGAAGATGGATGTCCACGCGTCGTGTTGGCCGCATGCAGCGGGGACGTCAGTAGAAACGCTCGTTTCTGATCTCTGCTGCTGATTATTCAAAACGTGaactatttatatattatgtgATGTTAAGTTATAGTTATTAGTTAAGTTATagttaacttaaaattaaaaaaaaaaattatttcttaaaaagagatcataaataaaaatatgctaaTAGCAGCTTCTTCTACTGTTTATGTGAACAATAGAAATAGAATATTGCATGTAATGTGAATATTATTTGTTCCGAGCGAATAACACGAATAAAATTGACATCGACTATTCAACGTTTGTTTTGAGTAAATAATGagcttatatattatatacaaGGGAAAGCAAAGAGTTGCTACCAATTTCGCTACCGAGTACCCAATTTAGTGAATATCAATCAAAGTGATGTTTACTCCTAATAGGTTTTTAGAATAGAGTAATTCATACACATACGTAATAAAGTGAATATAATGTtattgaaaaggaaaatgagaatTACCTTTTGTTGTTTAAAGAAACTAAGGTTGTGTtgtaatttgaatttcatttttatttcttttgtttggtttgacataatatataagattttaatttctattataatttaatatttattataacgtagaatttgaattccacaCCGATGAGTGAATAATTCAAATTCCATTATTGTTGGAAACCAAAACTTCTAAAAATACCCATTCAACATTTTAACATGTTTAatctaatcaaataattattatttataattttattttatccattTAACACTatagataattttatattaattaaatttaagtaatgGTTTAAAgagcttaataaaataaatttagttaattaactATTCTagaaatataagaatattaaCTTAATAGTCACTGGACCGTCAGACGACCGTTGTCGCCGCTATTGTCAATGGCGCGTGCTATCTCACTGCCACTACCATTCGACTCGCCGGCCAAAGCAACATTAGTACGTCGTTGTTGAGATCAAAGAATAATAGATGAAGTTTGTTCAAATCTCAATCAAAAAGTTTAAGAACTTTTTAACTTAtagagataaaaaataattttttttgactAAATGAGTTAATCCATTATATAGATCGTCAATCTTTGATCATTTTCATATCATGCACGGACGAGCTTTTATGAAATGGCGCAATGGCAACCAACAGCGACTTTGCCATGGCGGCCGTTGGCTCTTTGTTTCTAACTgcaactttaaaattataatatactaATTCATGTagatatattaaacaaatttactatttaattttttaaattatatttataataaatattgtaagtTAACACTTAAGACTAAAATTAtctagattaaaaattaaaaattccctttctttatgtaattttataacAACCCAAATATTAGAATAATATTTCACTCtcctctccttttcttttctctcctTTTCTCCATTTTCCTCTCTTCTCATcttctcattttctaattttcctGAAACCAAACATAATctgagaaaaattttctttatgttttaaaatagattcaaattcttttacaGTTACTGaatgtatttattattttaccagTAGCTTatattagtaaattttttaaaaatatttaagatatttttaaaacagaATAATtctcaataattaaattaatttagagaAATCTTAGGATATGCAAAAAGTAGAAGATTAAATGAATATAAGAAATTGGATCTATTatattctacttttttttttaattcaacactcaatcttttatttttttagaattttattgttCACCGCTGTTTGCTTATGTTCTTATactaactaaaatttttaattaatcatctCTCAATATCGAATAGTAgtaaatatatgtaatttattattttaacaataattacttCATCCCTTTTATATAGGATTTTTccctctttaatttattatgttacTCATTTATATAGGgactagaaaataaaaccgcgcttcacgcggctttgaaaaaagaatttaatattatcattttttcttactttacacttgatgaaactgataaaaaatatgaattgattttttttaaagatgagacagtcttataaaaaataaaaaaaactattagctagcaatacaaataaaaaagcaacacaagataaagaataaaatgagagaatttattatagagtgattttattcattctaattgtgtgtgtacaaaacaaaaagatgagcactccttttatagttacataattactccatgaaaataatgaaaaattatggatcataattctttttgagatagtgggagttataggaAAGCTACATGTTGCTAATGAgagatagtggggagactaagagatgtatgttatgaacatctacatttattttaataaattcataacactccccctttgatgttcattacaaagaacaTGTCTCATTAAAacctttacataattgttattgtataataacaatcaaattaattatgagaagatgaaaaactaaatctaaaagaaaatttctctatttattagataatagagaatatacaaatataagaaatagtgatgccacatcacttCCTCAAGtctcaactttatatatagatagatagattccaattgtgtgtgtacaaaacaaaaagatgaactctccttttatagttacataatcactccatgaaaataatgaaaaattatggatcataattctttttgagatagtgggagttataggaAAGCTACATGTTGCTAATGAgagatagtggggagactaagagatgtatgttatgaacatctacatttattttaataaattcataacactccccctttgatgttcattacaaagaacaTGTCTCATTAAAacctttacataattgttattgtataataacaatcaaattaattatgagaagatgaaaaactaaatctaaaagaaaatttctctatttattagataatagagaatatacaaatataagaaatagtgatgccacatcacttCCTCAAGtctcaactttatatatagatagatagattccaattgtgtgtgtacaaaacaaaaagatgaactctccttttatagttacataatcactccatgaaaataatgaaaaattatggatcataattctttttgagatagtgggagttataggaAAGCTAAATGTTGCTAATGAgagatagtggggagactaagatatgtatgttatgaacatctacatttattttaataaattcataacactccccctttgatgttcattacaaagaacaTGTCTCATTAAAacctttacataattgttattgtataataacaatcaaattaattatgagaagatgaaaaactaaatctaaaagaaaatttctctatttattagataatagagaatatacaaatataagaaatagtgatgccacatcacttCCTCAAGtctcaactttatatatagatagatagattccaattgtgtgtgtacaaaacaaaaagatgaactctccttttatagttacataatcactccatgaaaataatgaaaaattatggatcataattctttttgagatagtgggagttataggaAAGCTAAATGTTGCTAATGAgagatagtggggagactaagagatgtatgttatgaacatctacatttattttaataaattcataacactccccctttgatgttcattacaaagaacaTGTCTCATTAAAacctttacataattgttattgtataataacaatcaaattaattatgagaagatgaaaaactaaatctaaaagaaaatttctctatttattagataatagagaatatacaaatataagaaatagtgatgccacatcacttCCTCAAGtctcaactttatatatagatagatagattccaattgtgtgtgtacaaaacaaaaagatgaactctccttttatagttacataatcactccatgaaaataatgaaaaattatggatcataattctttttgagatagtgggagttataggaAAGCTAAATGTTGCTAATGAgagatagtggggagactaagagatgtatgttatgaacatctacatttattttaataaattcataacactccccctttgatgttcattacaaagaacaTGTCTCATTAAAacctttacataattgttattgtataataacaatcaaattaattatgaaaagatgaaaaactaaatctaaaagaaaatttctctatttattagataatagagaatatacaaatataagaaatagtgatgccacatcacttTCACAAGtctcaactttatatatagatagatttCATACACGCacattttaatagattaaaCTGGTTTATTGACATATTTATACATTTCTCCGATTTgtaaatttagttaaaaattattctcaaacatttctatatttctactacttaaatttagttaaagatattctcaaaatatttaagcCTAATGACTAGCATCAAGATGACATCGTAAAATactatataaaattaacacctttataactataaaaataacaaaaaattagactTATCTACAAAATATGAGAgctaattattacaaaaaaacattataattataaaagagaatttttaagaaatcagaaaaaattttaattaatttctctaaATAAGAGGAGTAATCCTCATTTTTCCgtttaactgaaaaaaaaggggggtTATTGAAGCCATTTTACAGTTtgatatcaaattaattacccacttgtttatttttgaacCATGCACAAATGACAAGATGATTCTGCCAATCACAACAACAATAATCCATAACTCGCCTCCACTAGCAGTACGAATGAGATATTAATCTATAGCACCCATAactatttgttgttttgtcaAGCTTATACTTGGATtgggaataaaaaaaaaagcataaaacataaataaatataattctgCCCAACTTATTCTTTCTattaatctatatatatatatatatatatatatatatatatatatatatatatatatatatatatatatatatatatatatatatattaccaTAGTTCATATTACATCAGTACATTAACACCCCAAGCATGTCGTACGCGTTTGCTTGGCTACATATTTAAACATACACACAGACAGGGGAACATTTGATAGCTTCACTTACAACAAAAGATCTCTCTTACACACATAAGGGTTCATATGCCACATTCACATGGACGGTAATTAAACTCAAGAAGACACCACAGCTTTAATCAAAACCCATCAACCACCAGTGGTCGAGAAGAATTCACAATAACACCACCTGCAaaaccaaaaatatatatcgaAGCAAGAAAttgatcatcaaaatcaaatttaagagCAAAAATTAATGCACATGCacagataattaattaaaaaacaaaaacttaccGTTAGGATGAAGCACTTGGCCAGTTATATAAGAAGAGCAATGGTTACAGGCAAGAAACACATAGCAAGGAGCTACTTCAATGGGCTGGCCAGCTCTCTTCATGGGCACTTCTGATCCGAACTGAGCAGACTCTTCTTCGCTGAATGACGACGGAATCAACGGAGTCCAAATGGGTCCTGGGGCCACGCCGTTAACGCGTATTCCTCTTTCAACAAGTTGCAATGCAAGCCCTCTGGTGAATGCCACAATGGCTCCTTTTGTTGCCGCGTAGTCAAGCAGCTTAGGGTTTCCCTTGTATGCAACCACTGATGTTGTGTTGATTATGGCGCTCCCTTCCTTCATATGCCTCAATGAATGCCTGTGAATCACTATAAACATTCGTGACAAATTTACAAGTTAAGACGACATAATTTGCAACctctcaatttatttattttttttcttcttaccTTGTCATGAAGAAATGCGAGAAAATGTTGGTTCTAAAAACCCTCTCGAGCCTTTCTTCATCAATCTCCTCAACCGAGCCCGCCTTGTATTGCACAGCCGCATTGTTCACCAAAATATCGATCTTGCCATACGCATTCACCACTTCATCAACAACCCTTTTGCAGTTCTCATCGAACCCTAAATCAGCTGATATCGCCATGGGGTCCTTGGCATCCGAGGTCTTGGCCTCCCTCAAGATCTCAAGAGTCTCCTGTGCATCTTTCTCCTCTTGAGACTTCACGTAGGTGAAGGCCACGGTTGCTCCCTCTAGAGCGTAGCAGTGGGCCACCGCTCGCCCGATCCCGGAGTCACCACCGGTCACTAGTGCCACCTTTCCCTgcaaattaagataaaaattgtTCATTAATCGGACAGAATCACATGATTGTAGCACGGACTATTAGTATTGTGCTAAGAAGAATGATCGTACACATAAAAACTGATCAAAgtataaattagaaattataaaattttgggtaCGTGAAATTATTCTACTCCATCGTATAAAATCCAGACATCAGGAATTAAACAGAAATGTGCACAGTAAACCGTACTCGAAGCTTGTTTGAGGGCTTGTAATCGTGGCTAGTGAACTGAGGGGTGGGTTCCATGACATGCTCTTTTCCAGGCTGAGCCTCCTGCTTCTGCGGAGGAAACTGCTGGTTACCAGAAGCCATATTTCTCATAATCACTCTGGTCGGTCTCCGACTCTCCGCTAATGTCGCCGGAATTCGAAATATCCGGTGATATCTCTGGTGGGTTTCGTCTATATACCAAGAGCTAGCTCTACTCGCTAATACTTTTGTGGAAGAACACAAGCGAGAAAACATCTATATATACAGTGTAGGCTTTCGATGTTTAGCATAAAGATTGTATCAAATCGGTGAGcaatttatatgaattttgatGTCGACACGTGGAAGGACGTGGCACGAGAACTAGGGGCAGATGTGTCGTGCCGGTGGCATGCAGCTGACGCATCTGTGGAGGTGGCCGGATTTTATGAGATAGGGACGCATGTGAGATATGGGGGAGTTCAAAATCATTGGTTTCCAGCAAGTTCTGCCTCTGATATTTGCTCGAAAGTGTACAGTCTATCTCTAAAAATTTCCAGAAGTTAATgttattatgtaataaaaaaataatgtacgA contains:
- the LOC102629449 gene encoding NADPH-dependent aldehyde reductase 1, chloroplastic-like, which gives rise to MFSRLCSSTKVLASRASSWYIDETHQRYHRIFRIPATLAESRRPTRVIMRNMASGNQQFPPQKQEAQPGKEHVMEPTPQFTSHDYKPSNKLRGKVALVTGGDSGIGRAVAHCYALEGATVAFTYVKSQEEKDAQETLEILREAKTSDAKDPMAISADLGFDENCKRVVDEVVNAYGKIDILVNNAAVQYKAGSVEEIDEERLERVFRTNIFSHFFMTRHSLRHMKEGSAIINTTSVVAYKGNPKLLDYAATKGAIVAFTRGLALQLVERGIRVNGVAPGPIWTPLIPSSFSEEESAQFGSEVPMKRAGQPIEVAPCYVFLACNHCSSYITGQVLHPNGGVIVNSSRPLVVDGF